The proteins below are encoded in one region of Oncorhynchus masou masou isolate Uvic2021 chromosome 15, UVic_Omas_1.1, whole genome shotgun sequence:
- the LOC135556137 gene encoding sentrin-specific protease 5-like, which translates to MVHDGSAPHTPPAQVGTNGRSSERKRTPKACDCCGPNSMLHDGKAPHGRNPGGKSRQRRAQPGKGKGQALGETPKRKGGRPSYKKTPMTEEQVTAIREELEKDSAVEQVTNPLASPVTNSVGQTLLNSMGQKLTYTMVKLVNKSVVQPVTTSVVEHFADSIIEQERACEGAVCEGEKAPGSVKQPVIDPKMEVIKQPPPQAGDPAVFLSNGTSAVPEEEPTDCSAPMEVEPSAIACVSPGIILCSTLHTFALWDHRDYCKIGVWAQRPEQGSATDLAQQSQPSPQQPKPEEGIHEGIRDLIHEFLELFYVTYGSFIPLSETDVLEHLKNKCNTDFIDKKLNIHLEVLKYKAGLASIPMNCFKVDYNKHTLTLEDLSTLDDQNWVNDQVINMYGELIMEATEHKVHFFNSFFHRQLVAKGYEGVKRWTKKVDLFSKSLLLIPIHLEIHWSLITVDMANHHIHYYDSQGIVFKYTIENIMRYILAEAKEKKQATYQNGWKMIINKGIPQQKNDSDCGVFVLEYCKCLALKEPLQFTQDDMPKVRKRIYKELCDCKLTDHS; encoded by the exons ATGGTTCATGACGGCTCAGCCCCCCACACGCCGCCAGCACAGGTGGGCACCAATGGCCGCTCTTCTGAGAGGAAGAGGACACCGAAGGCCTGTGACTGCTGCGGGCCCAACTCTATGCTCcatgatgggaaggccccacatGGGAGGAATCCGGGTGGCAAGTCCCGACAACGCAGGGCCCAGCCGGGGAAGGGCAAGGGCCAGGCACTGGGGGAGACCCCTAAGAGAAAGGGTGGTCGCCCATCTTATAAGAAGACCCCAATGACAGAGGAGCAGGTAACAGCCATCCGAGAGGAGCTGGAGAAAGACTCTGCTGTGGAGCAGGTAACAAACCCTTTGGCTTCACCTGTAACCAACTCTGTTGGTCAAACCTTATTGAACTCTATGGGTCAGAAGTTAACGTACACTATGGTTAAACTGGTGAATAAGTCTGTGGTTCAACCGGTAACGACATCAGTGGTTGAGCATTTTGCTGATTCAATAATAGAGCAGGAGAGAGCCTGTGAAGGGGCTGTGTGTGAGGGGGAAAAGGCCCCTGGTTCAGTCAAACAGCCAGTTATAGACCCTAAGATGGAGGTCATAAAGCAGCCCCCGCCCCAGGCTGGTGACCCAGCTGTCTTCCTTTCCAACGGTACATCAGCTGTCCCCGAAGAGGAACCAACAGACTGTAGCGCCCCTATGGAGGTGGAACCATCAGCCATAGCCTGTGTTTCCCCAGGCATTATTCTGTGCAGCACCCTACACACATTTGCTCTGTGGGACCACCGAGATTACTGCAAGATAGGAGTGTGGGCTCAAAGACCTGAGCAGGGAAGTGCCACAGACCTAGCACAGCAGTCCCAGCCATCACCACAACAACCCAAACCAGAAGAGGGCATCCATGAAGGAATCAGAGACCTCATCCATG agtTTCTGGAGCTCTTCTATGTGACGTACGGGAGTTTCATCCCCCTCAGTGAGACTGATGTCTTGGAGCACCTGAAGAACAAGTGTAACACGGACTTCATTGACAA GAAGCTAAACATCCATTTAGAAGTTTTGAAGTACAAAGCGGGTCTAGCCTCCATCCCTATGAACTGCTTTAAAGTGGACTACAACAAGCACACTCTGACCCTGGAGGACCTGTCCACACTGGACGATCAAAACTGGGTCAACGACCAG GTGATAAACATGTATGGCGAATTGATCATGGAGGCTACAGAGCACAAG GTTCATTTCTTTAACAGCTTCTTTCACAGGCAGCTGGTGGCCAAAGGCTATGAAGGGGTTAAGAGATGGACCAAAAAG GTGGATCTGTTTTCCAAGAGTCTGCTGCTGATTCCTATCCACCTGGAGATCCACTGGTCCCTGATCACAGTAGACATGGCCAACCACCACATCCACTACTATGACTCACAGGGCATTGTCTTCAAATACACCATAGAG AACATCATGAGATACATCCTGGCCGAGGCGAAGGAGAAGAAACAAGCTACCTATCAGAATGGCTGGAAGATGATTATAAACAAG GGTATTCCTCAACAGAAGAACGACAGTGACTGTGGAGTCTTTGTATTGGAG TACTGCAAGTGCCTGGCTTTAAAAGAACCGCTGCAGTTCACACAGGACGACATGCCCAAAGTCCGCAAGAGGATTTACAAAGAGCTCTGTGACTGTAAACTGACTGACCACAGCTGA